From Herbiconiux flava, one genomic window encodes:
- a CDS encoding PhzF family phenazine biosynthesis protein, with protein MSTSLSVDVVTVFTDESGGHGNPLGIIRSSERTRGAEQRIATGLGFSETVFLDELIERGGGSGTAGGAGAAGGTGSDGVSTVAGAATAAAGGRRARIRIFTPATELPFAGHPCVGTAWLLARQGTPVVALDTPAGPVAVRDTGDLVWITGRAAWAPDFAFTRLASPAEVDALDPSGFPNGRHYAWAFIDEAAGHLRSRMFAPALGVPEDQATGSAAVALTARLGRDLAIDQGLGSRLLTRVLPGGDVEVGGRTAAAEPRTLDV; from the coding sequence ATGAGCACCAGCCTTTCCGTCGACGTCGTCACCGTGTTCACCGACGAGAGCGGCGGCCACGGCAACCCGCTCGGCATCATCCGCTCGAGCGAGCGCACGCGGGGTGCCGAGCAGCGGATCGCGACCGGCCTCGGGTTCAGCGAGACGGTCTTCCTCGACGAGCTGATCGAGCGCGGCGGCGGGTCGGGCACGGCCGGGGGAGCGGGTGCGGCCGGGGGAACGGGTTCGGACGGGGTGTCGACGGTGGCCGGGGCCGCGACTGCGGCTGCGGGTGGCCGCCGGGCGCGCATCCGCATCTTCACACCGGCGACCGAGCTGCCGTTCGCGGGCCACCCCTGCGTCGGAACGGCGTGGTTGCTGGCGCGGCAGGGCACCCCCGTCGTCGCCCTGGACACCCCGGCCGGCCCGGTGGCGGTGCGCGACACCGGCGACCTCGTCTGGATCACCGGCCGTGCCGCCTGGGCACCCGACTTCGCCTTCACCCGACTGGCCTCGCCCGCCGAGGTCGACGCTCTCGACCCGTCCGGCTTCCCGAACGGGCGGCACTACGCCTGGGCCTTCATCGACGAAGCCGCCGGCCACCTGCGATCGCGGATGTTCGCCCCCGCGCTCGGCGTGCCGGAGGATCAGGCGACCGGCTCGGCGGCCGTCGCGCTGACGGCCCGTCTCGGCCGCGACCTCGCGATCGACCAGGGCCTCGGCTCGCGCCTGCTCACCCGGGTGCTCCCGGGTGGCGACGTCGAGGTGGGCGGCCGCACCGCAGCCGCGGAGCCCCGCACTCTCGACGTGTGA
- a CDS encoding TetR/AcrR family transcriptional regulator → MPLDLIDSTPTPAPAPGRPGRRRDHSRDPEILDAAIEVLAEEGYDGMTMEMVAARAKAGKATLYRRWPSKGELVVDAVACMKSRDLDLDNLPDTGTLRGDLVAMIKPRTLEEADRKMQVMAGLMSVLSRSPELVDAINSAIVAPRAEVNRRLLERAVARGEISADVDIPTIALVAPSMTAYRLLVTQRPVDREYLLSIIDGVVLPAVGLSASRA, encoded by the coding sequence ATGCCGCTCGACCTGATCGACTCCACGCCCACCCCTGCGCCCGCTCCTGGCCGCCCCGGCCGTCGCCGCGACCACTCGCGCGACCCTGAGATCCTCGACGCGGCCATCGAGGTGCTCGCCGAGGAGGGCTACGACGGTATGACCATGGAGATGGTCGCCGCCCGGGCCAAGGCGGGCAAGGCGACGCTCTACCGCCGCTGGCCGTCCAAGGGCGAGCTCGTGGTCGACGCGGTGGCGTGCATGAAGTCGCGCGACCTCGATCTCGACAACCTCCCCGACACGGGCACTCTCCGCGGCGACCTGGTGGCGATGATCAAGCCGCGCACGCTCGAGGAGGCCGACCGCAAGATGCAGGTCATGGCCGGGCTGATGTCGGTGCTCTCCCGCTCGCCCGAGCTGGTCGACGCCATCAACTCGGCCATCGTCGCGCCCCGCGCCGAGGTCAACCGCCGGCTGCTCGAGCGGGCCGTCGCCCGCGGCGAGATCTCGGCCGACGTCGACATCCCCACCATCGCCCTGGTCGCCCCGTCGATGACGGCCTACCGCCTGCTCGTCACGCAGCGCCCGGTCGACCGCGAGTACCTGCTGTCGATCATCGACGGCGTCGTGCTGCCGGCGGTCGGTCTCTCGGCCTCCCGCGCCTGA
- a CDS encoding NAD-dependent epimerase/dehydratase family protein produces the protein MVERVLVLGGSEFVGRAVVEAALARGSEVTVVNRGRQPAPAGARSLVADRRVPDALARALGDELAAPASEGYRYDLVVDTWSWEPEVVRESARLLEPVAERYCYVSSRSVYAEPGAGADETAALVPVPEEDDGDYAGRKAGGERAVEEAFGARGLLVRPGLILGPWENVGRLPWWLGRMARGGEVLAPGEAGAGIQYVDARDLAWWLLGLPAAVPVPVAGAAVPVAGVAGATAPRATDSGVTGAGARRSLAFDAVSPVGRHTMGELLEACAAVAGSGPAVQLTWAPEDVLLAEGVEPWIELPVWLPAGPDHDALHGSDVSRALATGLTFRPLAETVADTWAWLGERGGVPPQRADRPALGLSPEKERRVLQRLRH, from the coding sequence ATGGTCGAACGGGTGCTGGTGCTGGGTGGGTCCGAGTTCGTGGGGCGGGCGGTCGTCGAGGCCGCGCTGGCCCGCGGCTCCGAGGTGACGGTCGTGAACCGGGGGCGGCAGCCGGCGCCGGCGGGGGCGAGGTCGCTCGTGGCCGACCGGCGGGTTCCGGATGCTCTCGCCCGCGCCTTGGGCGACGAGCTCGCCGCTCCCGCCTCCGAGGGCTACCGCTACGATCTCGTCGTCGACACCTGGTCGTGGGAGCCGGAGGTCGTGCGGGAGAGCGCCCGGCTGCTCGAGCCCGTCGCGGAACGGTACTGCTACGTCTCGTCGCGCTCGGTGTACGCCGAGCCGGGCGCGGGGGCGGACGAGACCGCGGCGCTGGTGCCGGTGCCCGAGGAGGACGACGGCGACTACGCGGGGCGGAAGGCGGGCGGCGAGCGGGCGGTGGAGGAGGCGTTCGGCGCGCGGGGGCTGCTGGTGCGGCCCGGGCTGATCCTCGGGCCGTGGGAGAACGTGGGACGTCTGCCGTGGTGGCTCGGGCGGATGGCGCGGGGCGGGGAGGTGCTGGCGCCGGGTGAGGCCGGGGCGGGCATCCAGTACGTCGATGCGCGGGATCTGGCGTGGTGGCTGCTGGGGCTGCCGGCGGCGGTGCCGGTGCCGGTGGCGGGGGCTGCTGTGCCGGTGGCAGGGGTGGCGGGCGCTACGGCGCCGAGGGCCACGGACTCGGGAGTGACTGGAGCAGGTGCGAGGCGGAGTCTCGCGTTCGACGCGGTGAGCCCCGTCGGCCGGCACACGATGGGCGAGCTGCTCGAGGCCTGCGCCGCCGTGGCGGGATCGGGCCCGGCCGTGCAGCTGACCTGGGCGCCCGAGGACGTGCTGCTCGCCGAAGGCGTGGAGCCGTGGATCGAGCTGCCGGTGTGGCTGCCCGCCGGCCCCGACCACGACGCCCTGCACGGGTCCGACGTGTCGAGGGCGCTCGCCACGGGGCTGACGTTCCGGCCGCTGGCCGAGACGGTCGCCGACACCTGGGCGTGGCTCGGCGAGCGGGGTGGTGTGCCGCCGCAGCGGGCCGACCGGCCGGCGCTCGGCCTCTCGCCCGAGAAGGAGCGCCGCGTGCTGCAGCGGCTGCGGCACTGA
- a CDS encoding alpha/beta hydrolase has protein sequence MTGLVARARWFVEDYATAAGLQLAGMASRSDPADFQTGTERPCIVIPGVYETWHFMAPVIEALHGRGHPVFVIEALRHNRRPVIDSAGVVADFVRQNGLDDVFIAAHSKGGLIGKYAMLELDPDRRLVRMVAIATPFSGSRYADFAPNRTLRAFRASDPLTVLLNKEDRVNDRITSVFGEYDPIIPESSVLPGAENVKVRVGGHFRVLRHATTLAVTVEAAARP, from the coding sequence GTGACGGGCCTCGTCGCCCGTGCCCGCTGGTTCGTCGAGGACTACGCCACCGCCGCCGGCCTCCAGCTCGCCGGGATGGCCTCCCGCTCCGACCCGGCCGACTTCCAGACCGGCACCGAGCGTCCGTGCATCGTCATCCCCGGGGTGTACGAGACCTGGCACTTCATGGCGCCGGTCATCGAGGCGCTGCACGGGCGCGGGCATCCGGTGTTCGTGATCGAGGCCCTGCGCCACAACCGCCGGCCCGTGATCGACAGCGCCGGCGTGGTCGCCGATTTCGTGCGGCAGAACGGCCTGGACGACGTCTTCATCGCCGCGCACAGCAAGGGCGGGCTGATCGGCAAGTACGCGATGCTCGAGCTCGACCCCGACCGTCGCCTCGTGCGGATGGTCGCGATCGCGACTCCCTTCTCGGGCTCCCGCTACGCCGACTTCGCGCCGAACCGCACCCTCCGCGCCTTCCGTGCCAGCGACCCGCTGACCGTGCTGCTCAACAAAGAGGACCGGGTGAACGACCGCATCACCTCGGTCTTCGGCGAGTACGACCCGATCATCCCCGAGTCGAGCGTGCTGCCCGGGGCCGAGAACGTGAAGGTGCGGGTGGGCGGGCACTTCCGGGTGCTCCGGCACGCCACGACGCTGGCGGTGACGGTCGAGGCGGCGGCCCGGCCGTGA
- a CDS encoding M18 family aminopeptidase: MIDTATHIDDFAAFIRESPSSYHAAAETRRRLIEAGFTALDEADEWPREPGRYVVVRDGAVIAWVVPEGATALSAFRVLGAHTDSPGFKLKPKPTTGSNGWLQAGVEVYGGPLLNSWLDRELELAGRLVTRDGVEHLTRTGPFLRIPQLAIHLDRDANTGLTLDRQRHTAPVFGVGDASQADLLGILARAAGVEVEEVAGYDILTADTASPARFGLDAALFAAGRMDNLSSVHAGLAALLTVGLEGDTVSVLAAFDHEELGSESRSGASGPLLAEVLGRVQNGLGASEEERARAFAASWCLSSDAGHSVHPNYPEKHDPVNRPVAGGGPLLKINANQRYATDAHGAALWRRACERAGVDYQEFVSNNTVPCGSTIGPLTATRLGIRTVDVGVPLLSMHSARELAHVDDLVALSAAIGAFFAGA; encoded by the coding sequence ATGATCGACACCGCCACGCACATCGACGACTTCGCCGCCTTCATCCGGGAGTCGCCGTCGTCGTACCACGCGGCCGCCGAGACGAGGCGGCGCCTGATCGAGGCCGGCTTCACAGCCCTGGACGAGGCGGACGAGTGGCCGCGGGAGCCCGGCCGCTACGTCGTGGTGCGCGACGGCGCCGTGATCGCCTGGGTGGTGCCGGAGGGCGCGACGGCGCTCAGCGCGTTCCGGGTGCTCGGCGCGCACACCGACTCCCCCGGCTTCAAGCTGAAGCCGAAGCCCACGACGGGCTCGAACGGCTGGCTGCAGGCCGGCGTCGAGGTCTACGGCGGCCCGCTGCTGAACTCCTGGCTCGACCGGGAGCTCGAACTCGCCGGGCGTCTCGTCACCCGCGACGGCGTCGAGCACCTCACCCGCACGGGTCCGTTCCTGCGCATCCCGCAGCTCGCCATCCACCTCGACCGCGACGCCAACACCGGGCTCACCCTCGACCGGCAGCGGCACACGGCGCCGGTCTTCGGGGTGGGCGACGCGAGCCAGGCCGACCTGCTCGGAATCCTCGCGCGGGCGGCCGGTGTCGAGGTCGAGGAGGTCGCGGGCTACGACATCCTGACCGCCGACACCGCCTCGCCGGCCCGCTTCGGGCTCGACGCCGCCCTGTTCGCCGCCGGGCGGATGGACAACCTCAGCTCCGTGCACGCGGGCCTGGCGGCCCTCCTGACGGTGGGGCTCGAGGGCGACACGGTCTCGGTGCTCGCCGCCTTCGACCACGAGGAGCTCGGCTCCGAGTCACGTTCCGGCGCGAGCGGTCCGCTGCTCGCCGAGGTGCTCGGGCGGGTGCAGAACGGTCTCGGCGCGAGCGAGGAGGAGCGGGCGCGGGCGTTCGCCGCCTCGTGGTGCCTGTCGTCCGATGCGGGGCACTCCGTGCATCCGAACTACCCCGAGAAGCACGACCCGGTGAACCGGCCGGTCGCGGGCGGCGGCCCGCTGCTGAAGATCAACGCGAACCAGCGCTACGCGACGGATGCGCACGGCGCCGCGCTCTGGCGCCGGGCGTGCGAGCGGGCCGGGGTCGACTACCAGGAGTTCGTGTCGAACAACACGGTCCCGTGCGGGTCGACGATCGGGCCGCTCACGGCGACGCGGCTCGGCATCCGCACGGTCGACGTCGGGGTGCCGCTGCTGTCGATGCACTCCGCGCGCGAGCTCGCGCACGTCGACGACCTCGTGGCGCTGTCGGCGGCGATCGGGGCGTTCTTCGCCGGAGCCTGA
- a CDS encoding MFS transporter: MPENSSRRWLTLTTVALAQLMVVLDATVVNIALPSTQADLGFSDGDRQWIVTAYSLAFGSLLLLGGRLSDLMGRKRAFIIGLIGFAAASALGGAADSFGLLVAARALQGVFGALLAPTALAVLTTTFTIPKERARAFGIFGAIAGAGGAVGLLLGGLLTENFSWRWNLYINVVIAVIAIVGAVIFVSTPKREGARPKLDLPGTVLVSAALFALVYGFSSAETNDWDSPLTWGMLGASVVLLVAFVLWQRRAAHPLLPLSIVLDRNRGAAYSSVLIAGAGMFGIFLFVTYYLQTTLGYTPIQTGLSFLPMILLLITAAQLSTNIFVPRFGPKVMVPIGMALAALGMAWLTHLDVTAVYALDVMPPLMLLGLAMGTIMPASIQTATLGVDRQFAGVASAMVNTSQQVGGSIGTALLNTLAATAAANYLADNLPATAEVAAQAAVHSYATAYWWGAGFFAVGAVIAALLFRRKGQGVTVGVAVPEERADEAVAEPAPAMGH; this comes from the coding sequence ATGCCTGAAAATTCTTCGCGCCGCTGGCTCACCCTCACCACGGTCGCCCTCGCCCAGCTGATGGTCGTGCTCGACGCCACCGTCGTCAACATCGCCCTGCCCTCCACGCAGGCCGACCTCGGCTTCTCCGACGGCGACCGCCAGTGGATCGTCACCGCCTACTCCCTCGCCTTCGGCAGCCTGCTGCTGCTCGGCGGCCGCCTCTCCGACCTGATGGGCCGGAAGCGCGCCTTCATCATCGGCCTGATCGGCTTCGCCGCGGCCAGCGCCCTGGGCGGTGCCGCCGACAGCTTCGGCCTGCTCGTCGCGGCCCGCGCCCTGCAGGGCGTGTTCGGCGCGCTGCTCGCCCCGACCGCCCTCGCGGTGCTCACCACGACGTTCACGATCCCCAAGGAGCGGGCGCGCGCGTTCGGCATCTTCGGCGCGATCGCGGGCGCCGGGGGTGCCGTGGGCCTCCTGCTCGGCGGACTGCTGACCGAGAACTTCAGCTGGCGCTGGAACCTCTACATCAACGTCGTGATCGCCGTCATCGCGATCGTAGGCGCCGTGATCTTCGTGAGCACGCCGAAGCGCGAGGGTGCCCGGCCGAAGCTCGACCTGCCGGGCACCGTGCTCGTCTCGGCGGCGCTGTTCGCCCTGGTCTACGGCTTCTCCAGCGCCGAGACGAACGACTGGGACTCGCCCTTGACCTGGGGCATGCTCGGCGCGAGCGTCGTGCTGCTGGTGGCGTTCGTGCTGTGGCAGCGGCGGGCCGCGCATCCGCTCCTCCCCCTCTCGATCGTGCTCGACCGCAACCGGGGGGCCGCCTACAGCTCGGTGCTGATCGCCGGTGCGGGCATGTTCGGCATCTTCCTGTTCGTCACGTACTACCTGCAGACGACGCTCGGGTACACGCCCATTCAGACGGGGCTGTCGTTCCTGCCGATGATCCTGCTGCTGATCACGGCGGCGCAGCTGTCGACGAACATCTTCGTGCCGCGGTTCGGTCCGAAGGTGATGGTGCCGATCGGCATGGCGCTGGCCGCGCTCGGGATGGCCTGGCTGACGCACCTCGACGTGACCGCCGTGTACGCGCTCGACGTGATGCCGCCGCTGATGCTGCTCGGGCTAGCGATGGGCACGATCATGCCGGCGTCGATCCAGACCGCGACGCTCGGGGTCGACCGGCAGTTCGCCGGGGTGGCCTCGGCCATGGTGAACACCTCGCAGCAGGTCGGCGGGTCGATCGGCACGGCGCTGCTCAACACCCTCGCCGCGACCGCCGCCGCGAACTACTTGGCCGACAACCTGCCGGCGACCGCCGAGGTGGCCGCGCAGGCCGCCGTGCACAGCTACGCCACCGCCTACTGGTGGGGCGCGGGATTCTTCGCCGTCGGTGCCGTGATCGCGGCGCTGCTGTTCCGGCGCAAGGGGCAGGGCGTGACCGTGGGGGTAGCGGTGCCCGAGGAGCGGGCCGACGAAGCCGTGGCCGAGCCGGCGCCCGCGATGGGTCACTGA